GACTGGCGGCCGTTCTCGGTTACTACGACGCCGGCGCGGACCCGGTCCTGGTGGCGCTGGAGTTCCAGCGCATCGGCGAACTGCCGGTCCTGGTCGCGCTGCCGCTGTTCACGTTCGCCGGCGTACTGCTCGCACGCTCGGAGACGCCGGCCCGGTTGGTCGACGTGACCCGGGCGCTGTTCGGCTGGCTGCCGGGCGGGCTTGCGATCCTGGGTCTGGGGCTGTTCGCGTTGATGACGGCATTCACCGGCGCCTCCGGAATCACCGTGGTGGCGCTGGGCTCGCTGATGCTGCCGGCCCTGTTGAAGGCCGGCTATCCCGAGCGCTTCTCGATGGGCCTGGTGACCGCCGGCTCCAGTCAGGGGGTCCTGTTCGCGCCGTCGCTGCCGCTGATTCTCTACGCGGTGGTGGCCCAGCAGGTCGCACCGGGGCAGGGCATCCGGATCGAGGACCTGTTCCTGGCCGGCATCCTTCCGGGCCTGCTGATGCTGGCCCTGATGGCCGCCTGGGCGATGTGGGTCGGGCGGGGGCAGGCCGCGGACGAGACGCCGCGGCCGCCGATCGGCCGAAGCCTCCGGGCGGTTGCCTGGGAGTTGCCGCTGCCCTTCGTGGTGCTCGGCGGAATCTACGGCGGATGGCTGCTGGTCGTCGAAGCGGCGGTCGTGACCGCGGCCTGGGTGCTGGTGACCGTGGTGGTGATCCGTCGCGAGCTCGGCCTCGGCAAACTGGCGAAGGTCATCGCCGAGGCGATGATGCTGGTCGGGGCGATCCTGGTCGTGCTGGGCATGTCGATGGCATCGACCAACATCATGATCGACACGCAGGTCCCGCAGCGCCTGTTCGAAGCCGTCGAGCCGTGGCTGACCAGCCCGTGGATGTTCCTGCTGGCGCTGAACGTGCTGCTGCTGGTCGTCGGCATGATGCTGGATATCTTTGCCGCGCTCGTGATCATGGCGCCGCTGATCCTGCCGATCGCGCTGGCCTTCGGCGTCGATCCGGTCCATCTCGGCATCGTGTTCCTGGCCAACCTCCAGATCGGCTACTGCACGCCGCCGGTCGGCATCAACCTGTTCCTGGCATCGCACCGCTTCGACACCGACATCCTCACGGTGTATCGCTCCACGCTGCCGTTCCTGGGCTGGCTGTTGATCGCCTTGCTGATCATCACCTGGTGGCCGGCGCTGAGCCTCTGGTTGCCGGGACGAATGGGCTGAGCGCTCGCACCGGTCGAACCACCCGTTGACGCTCCATCGACGCACCGGTCATCGCGCCACGAGACCGGCACGACGCAACGCCGGAGCGAACGTGTATTCTTTCGCCGGGCGGATTCCACTGGAGGAACGAGGGCATGAGTGAACACGCGGTTCGGAGCGTACTGCGCATCATCGCGGTGACCACGGTACTGATCGGCGCCATCCTGACCACCGGGGCGGTGTTCGGCCTGATCGGGCTGGACTCCAGCGTGCGGGGCTACGGGGTCCATGGTCAGGGCATGCCGGCGCTGGCCCAGGCGCTGCTGTGGGGGCACAGCAGCATCATGCTCTGGGGGCTGCTGCTGTACGTGGCCAGTACGCCGATGGCGCGTCAGATCGTACGGTAGGAATCCGCCAACGGCCCCGCGCGGGCGGAGCCGTTGAAGGTGTCGGGCCGCTGACCCGGATCGACCGGCCGGTCGCCCTCAATCGCGCTCGAGGATGGCGCTGACGCCCATTCCGCCGGCCGTGCAGACCGAGATGAGGCCGCGGCCCGAGCCTTTCTGCTCGAGCAGCTTGGCAAGCGTCGCGACGATTCGTGCGCCGGTGGCGGCGAACGGGTGACCGACGGCGACGGATGAGCCCTTGACGTTCATCTTCGAGCGGTCGATCGAACCCAACGCGGCGTCGAGGCCGAGCCGATCGCGGCAGTAGTCTTCCGATTCCCAGGCCTTCAGCGTGCACAGCACCTGGGCTGCGAAGGCTTCGTGGATCTCGTAGAAGTCGAAGTCCTGGAGAGTCAGCCCGGCCTTCTGCAGCATTTCCGCAACCGCCACCGTCGGCGCCATCAACAGGCCCTCGTCGCCGACGAAGTCCACCGCTGCGGTGCGGCCCTGGGTGAGGTAGCAGGTGACCGGCAGGTCGTGCTTTCTCGCGTACTCCTCGCTGGTCAGAAGCACCGCGGCAGCGCCGTCGGTCAGCGTCGTGGAGTTGCCGGCGGTCAGGGTGCCGTTGCCGGATCGATCGAACGCGGGTTTCAGCTTGCCGAGCGACTCCATGTCGCTGTCCGGCCGGATGTTGTTGTCGCGCAGCACGCCGGCATGCTCGACGACGAGGTCGTCGAAGAAGCCCTCGTTCCACGCCTCCGCGGCGTTGCGGTGGCTGGCCAGGGTCAGTTCGTCCTGCTCGCGCCGGCTGATCTGCCATTCCCTGGCCATCCGCTCGCAATGTTGCCCCATCGACAGGCCGGTGCGCGGCTCGCCGTTGGACGGCGGCTGCGGCGCGAGCTCGGCCGGCGAGAAGCCCTTGAAGACCGCCAGCTTGTCCTTGAAGCTCTTCGCGCGACCGAGCTTGACGAGTCGCTGGGCGAAGCGACGCTGGAACACGATGGGCGGATCCGAAGTGGTGTCGGTGCCGCCGACGATGGCGCACTCGATCTGACCGGTGGCGATCTCCGCGCCGGCCATCAAGGCCGCCTGAAGGCTGGTTCCGCAGGCCTGCTGCATCGTGATGCCCGGCGTCAGAGGCGACAGGGACGTCGACAGGACCGCCTCGCGGGCGAGGTTCCAGTCCTTGGAATGGGTCGTCACCGCGCCGGCAACGACCTTGTCGATCTGCCGCCCGGCCAGTCCGAACCGGTCGACCACGCCCTGGATGGCGCGCGTCAGCATGTCCAGGTTGCTCTCGTCGGCATAGAAGGTGTTGGAGCGGCAGAACGGAATCCGGCTGCCGCCGATGACGGCGATACGTCGAATGGAACCGTCGGTCATGGAAACGATCCTCGTGGAAATGGAGTGAGTTCAGGGGCGAGCGGCGTCAGTCGTCCTTCGAGCCCGTTTTCTTTCGAGGCGAAGCCTTCTTCGCGGCGGTCTTCTTTTTCTTCTTGCCCGCCTTCTTCCCGCTCGCTTTCTTCGAGGCGTTGCCGTCGCGACCGCCGTCGCTGCTCTCGCTGCTGCCGGGGGCGGATGACGTCCTGCCATCATCGGACTCCGCGCTCTCGCTCGTGGCCTTCTTCCTGGCGGCCTTCTTCTTTGCAGCCTTCTTCGTCGCGGACTGCTTGGTCGTGGATTGATTCGAAGCGCCGCTGTTACCTCGTGCGGCATCGAGCAGCGAGCCGTCGGCGGAGGCCTCTGCATCGGTGGTCTCGATGTAGTGGACCGGGCCGCCGCGGAACGGCGCGAAGCCGGTGCCGAAGATCATGCCCGCGTCGAGCAGGTCCTTGTCTTCGACCACCTCGTCGCGCAGGCAGGCCAGGCATTCATCGAGGTAGGGCTGGACCAGGTCCTTTGCGATCTGTTCGAGGTCGTGGCCCTTGTGGGCATCGTCGTCACGGACCGGCTTGCCCTTGTCCCACTTGTAGAAGCCCTCACCGGTCTTCTTGCCCTTCTTGCCGGCTTCGACCATCGACTCGAGCACCTTGCGATCCTCGCCGGCGGCATCGCCGAGCAGCGTGTCGATCACGCCCAGGCCGACGTCGAGGCCTACCGTGTCGACCAGTTCGACCGGCCCCATCGGCATGCCGAACTGCACCGCCGCCTTGTCGAGCGCTTCCTTCGGGATACCGTCGCGATGCATGGTCATCGCGGTGTACATGTACGGCACCAGCACGCGGTTGACCAGGAACCCCGGCGTCGAGGTGACCGGCAGCGCGTACTTTCCGATCTGCGTGGCGAAGCTGCAGCCGTCGTCGACGCGATCGCTGTTCGTGCCCTTGTCGTGGACGACCTCGACAAGCGGCATCTTTGCGACGGGGTTGAAGAAGTGGAGGCCGATCAGGCGGGCCGGGTCGTCGAACACATCGGACAGCTCGCCGAGCGGTATCGCCGAGGTGTTGGTCGCGACCAGGGTATGCGGCTGAAGGTCGGCCTTCAGGTTCTCGAACAACGCACGCTTGGCGTCGCGGTTCTCGAAGATCGCTTCGATGACGACATCGGCGCGCTTCACGCCTTCGCCCTCGACGTCCGCCCGGAGCCGGGCCTTCGCCGCCGCAACCGCCGCCGGCTTCTTGAGTTTCTTCCTGAACAGCGACGACGCGCGCTTCAACGCCGGTTCGATGTACTTCATCTCCCGGTCCTGCAGCGTCACCTCGAGGCCACGCAATGCACACCATGCGGCGATGTCGCCGCCCATCACCCCGGCGCCGATGACGTGCACGCGACGCGCCTTGAAGTCGCTGCGCTTGCCCTGGGCCTTGAGTTGTTCCATCAGCCGGAACACGCGGCGCAGATTGGTCGACGTGTCGCCGACCAGGAGTTCGGGAACGTTTTCCGCCTCGGCCCGGATCATCGCCGTCTGCGAGTCGCCGTGGGCCTCGAACTCGTCGATCAGACGGAACGGGGCCGGGTAGTGCTCCGGCCGGGCCTTGCGCCGGGTCTGCTTGCGCATCTGGCCGGCGAGGAACTTGCGCGCCGGTCCGGTCAGCGACAGCCTGTCGACGATGCCGGACAGCTTGTGCTTTCGCTTCTTCAGCACGGCGCGGCGAGCCGCCCAGCGCAGCGAGCCGTGCACGCTGACGGTCTGGTCGATCAGGCCGATGCCCCGGGCCGCCCGGGCGCGCAGCATGCGACCGGTCAGCATGATTTCCATGCCCTTCATGCCGCCGACGGCCTGCAGGGCGCGACCGGACCCGCCGTAGCCGGGATAGATGCCCAGGTTCACTTCGGGGAACCCGATCCGGGTGCGGTCGTGATCCAGCGCGATGCGCCAATCGAAGCACAGCGAGAGTTCGAGCCCGCCGCCGAGGCAGAACCCCTCGAAGGCCACGACTTTCGGGAAGCGCAGCTTCTCGATCCGATCGAACAGCGCGTGGACGTCGCGGATACCCTGCTGGAGAACGGTGACGTCGCGGGTCTCGTCGAACTCGCGCACATCGGCACCGACGATGAAGCTTCCGGACTTCCCGGAGGTCAGAACGAGGCCGGTCGGCGGGTGGTCCTCGAGATGATCGACGATTTCGCCGAGTTCCTCGAACACCTCGCGGCTGAGGCTGTTGACCTTTTCGCCGTCGCGGTCGATGTACAGCCAGACGATGCCGTCGAGGTCGGTCTCGAGGCGCCAGTGCTTGAACGGGCCGGGCAGGGACGATTCAGCCGCTTCGGTGACCATCGGGTGGAGCTCCATGCGTGGGCGTATGGTCCAAGTGTATCAGGGCGACCCGGGAACTTCGGGTGCCGTTGGTCCCGGTACGGGCGGTCCAGCGAGCCGTCAGGGCAGGGGGCACCCGAGTTCGCGCAGCCAGCGGGCAATGGTGATCAGCGGCATGCCGATCAGCGCGGTGGGGTCGTCGCTGCGCATCGTTTCGACCAGCGTGATGCCCAGGGACTCCGAACGCATCGAACCGGCGCAGTCCAGCGGGCGGTCGCGTTCGACGTAGCGCTCGATCTCGTCGGCGGACAGGGGGCGAAGCTCGAGGAGCGTATCGACCGAGGTGCACCGGTCGCCCCCGGATCCCACCAGCGCAAGGCCGGAATGCCAGGTCACGCGTCGGCCCGACATCGCTCGAAGCTGCTCCTGCGCCGCAGACACCGTGCCCGGCTTGCCGAGGATCCTGCCGTCGTCCAGCGAGGCCACCTGGTCGGCACCGATGACCGCGTGTCCCGGATGCTCCCCCGCGACCTTCCTGGCCTTTTCCAGCGCCAGGCGCTCGGCCAGCGCACGCGGCGACTCGCCGGCGAGCGACGATTCATCGATGTCGGCGGGGTGGACTTCGAAGTCCACCCCGAGCCGCCGCAGCATGTCGGCGCGATAGCGGGAGCCGGAGGCCAGGATCAGCGGGGGAGGGGTGGAAGTCATCGGTTCGGTCCGTTTCCCTCGAAGAGACCGCGAGGGTGTTGGAAACAGGCTCGGAATGATATACTGGTGGGCTATGTCACGTGACTTTCCCGACTGGATCGATCCGGAACGGGCTGCCCAGGGCGAACGGGCGTATTCGGGCCGGGTGCCGGTGGCCTGGCTGAAGCGGCTGGACGGCCTGCTCGACGAGCCCGAACGGGATGACGGATGGGTCGACTTCACGCTGCGCGTTTGGAAGGACGATCAGAAGCATCCCCGGCTGGACCTGCGCATGGACGGCCAGGTTCCGATGACCTGTCAGCGAACGCTGGAACGATACCTCCAGCCGATCGAGGGCAGGAGCGACCTGACGGTCGTGGAGTCGGAAGCCGCGCTTTCGGTGCTGCCCGACGACGCGGAACCGAAGGTGTGCCCCGGCGGACGCCTGCGGATCGTCGAACTGGTCGAGGACGAGGTGCTGCTGCAGCTCCCGGTCGTCCCGATCAAGCCCGGCAGCGAACCGGTGGAGGCCACGGCCGGCAGGATCGATCCGCCGGACGACGAAGACGAAAACGCGTCCAGCCCGTTCGCGGCGCTGGAAGAACTGAAGAAACGCTGAGGCAGGACTCGCAGTCCGACCCCGGCGAACGAACCTAGCTGGAGAGAGCCGACATGGCCGTACAGAAGAGCCGAAAGACCCCGTCCCGCCGCGGCATGCGCCGTTCGCACGATTCCCTGAGCGCGCCGACGCTGTCGGAAGAGCGTGCAACCGGTGAAATCCACCGCCGTCACCACGTCAGCGCCGAAGGTTTCTATCGCGGTCGGCAGGTGATCGAGGTGGCCGAAGAGGTCGAGCTGGACGAAGGCGAAGAGTGATCGGGCGGCGCGGTCCGGTGCTCGCCGGAACGCGCCCTGATTTCGCAGCATGAACCGGACCACCGGCTCGCCCTCCGAGCCCGGCAGCATTGCGGTCGCCGTCGACGCGATGGGCGCGGATTTCGATCCGTCGCTCGCCGTCGACGCGTCCGTGCTTGCGCTCGAGAGCGACCCCGACCTGACCGTGCGCGTCTTCGGAGATCCCGCAGCGCTTGCGGAATCCGAGCGTGATCTGCCGGACGCACTGAGGCCGCGGCTTCGCGTGGTCAGCGTGACGGGATTCGTGGACATGGACGCCAGCCCGGCCCGGGCCCTGCGTCGCTCGCGTGACTCGAGCATGGCGAGAGCACTGGCCGACGTGGCCGACGGAGGCAGTCGCGCCGCCGTCAGCGCGGGCAATACCGGTGCCCTGATGGCGCTGTCGCGCACCGTGCTGGGGACCTTGCCGGGAATCGAACGGCCGGCGCTGATGACCGCGTTTCCGGTCGCCGGGGGGCGGGCCTGGGTGCTCGACCTCGGCGCGAACATCGGGGTCGACGCCGAGCGCCTCCACGAGTTCGCGATGCTCGGCAGTGCCGCGGTCGAGGTTCTGCTCGGGCGTCCGGCACGGGTCGGCCTGCTGAACATCGGGCGAGAACCCAGCAAGGGACCGGACGTCGTGCGTGAAGCGGCCCGGCGTCTCGAGCAGCAAGCGGGTCTCGACTTCTGCGGTTTCGTCGAGGGCCACGACGTGTTCGCCGGTCGTGCCGATGTCGTGGTCTGCGACGGTTTTGCAGGCAACGTGCTGCTGAAATCGGCCGAAGGCGCGATCGGCATGTTGCTGGACGCACTGGCCGACGACGCTCGCCGCCCCCTTCGCGGACTCGGCCTGCGGCGCAGCCTCGCGACCCTGGCCGAGCGTTTCGATCCCGGCCGTAACAACGGCGCGTCGCTTCTGGGAATCAATGGTATCGTCGTAAAGAGCCACGCCCATGCCGACACCGCCGGCCTGGCGCGGGCGATCGAGCTGGCCGCTCTGGAAGCGCGTCGCGACCTGGTGCCCGCGCTGGAACGCCACCTCTGGTCCGACGCCTGACGGCGCAACGGAGACACGATCATCATGCATGCACGCATCATCGGTACCGGGCATTACCTGCCCGAGAAGGTGCTGACCAACGCCGAGCTGGAACAGCGGGTCGAGACCAGCGACCAGTGGATTCGCGATCGGACCGGGATCCGCGAGCGGCGCGTGGCCGCCGACGGCCAGACGACCGGCGACCTGGCCGAACAGGCCGCCCGTCGGGCACTGGACGCCGCGGGCGTCGATCCGGCGTCGATCGATCTGCTGATTCTCGGCACCACCACGCCCGACGTCGTGTTTCCTTCCACCGCGTGCATGATCCAGAAACGCCTGGGCCTCGGGGACTGCGGCGCCTTCGACGTCAATGCGGCATGCTCGGGCTTCATCTATGCCCTGTCGATCGCGACCCAGTACATCGAGGCCGGAACGATCAAGCGGGCGCTGGTCATCGGTGCCGAAACACTGACCCGGATGCTCGACTGGAACGACCGCGCCACGTGCGTGCTGTTCGGCGACGGCGCCGGTGCCGCGGTGCTGGAAGCCGATGAGTCCGCGGGCGTGCTCTCGACGCACATTCACGCGAACGGCGACTACAGTGACCTGCTGAAGGTCGACGTCGGGGTGTCGCGCGGATTCACCGAGGAACCTCGCGGCGGCGTGAAGATTCACATGAAGGGCAACGAGGTCTTCAAGGTCGCGGTCAACACGCTCGGCAGGATCGTCGACGAGACCCTGGCCCACAACCAGCTGGACAAGCACGACCTGGACTGGCTCATTCCGCACCAGGCCAACCTGCGCATCATCAAGGCCACCGCACGCAAACTGGACATGTCGATGGACCAGGTGATCGTCACCGTCGATCGTCACGGCAACACCTCGGCGGCATCGGTGCCGATGGCGCTGGACGAGGCGGTGCGCTCGGGGCGCGTGAAGCGCGGCGACCTGATGCTGCTCGAGGCCTTCGGCGGCGGATTCACATGGGGAGCCGCACTGATCCGGTACTGAATACCCGACCGGTCGATCCACGCACGGATCCCAACCATTACAACGTGCGGCCGCCGACGCGGCATCGACGGCAAGGGCGACTGACGACGACACCACACGAGACCATCGGGGTAGACACCAATGGCCAAGACCGCTTTCCTGTTCCCGGGGCAGGGCTCGCAATCCGTGGGCATGCTCACCGGGCTGGACGAGTTCGACAACGCGATCCGCGCGACCCTCGACGAGGCCGGCGAGGCGCTGGGACGTGACCTGGCTGCGCTGGTCCGTGAGGGACCGGAAGCCGAACTCAACCGTACCGAATGGACCCAACCCGCCATGTTGGCCGCGGACATCGCGCTCTGGCGCATCTATCGCCAGCTCGGCGGTTCCATCCCGCACGCCATGGCCGGACACAGTCTCGGCGAGTACGCGGCACTGGTCGCTGCCGGTTCGATCGATTTCGCCGATGCGGTCCGGGTGGTGCACCGTCGCGGGCGCTTGATGCAAGCGGCAGTGGGCGAAGGCGAGGGCAGCATGGCCGCCGTCCTCGGGCTGGACGACGCCGTGGTCGAACGCATCTGCAGCGACGTATCGACGGACGACTCGGTCGTGGTCGCCGCGAACTACAACGCGCCGGGCCAGATCGTCATCGCCGGCCATGCAGCAGCCGTCGATCGCGCGGTGGAGGCCTGCAGCGCGGCGGGCGCACGGCGGGCGTTGAGACTGCCGGTCAGCGTTCCCTCCCACACGCCCCTGATGCGGACGGCGACCGAGGACCTGGCCGCCGCACTTGCCGAAATCGACGTGCGTGCGCCGACCTGTCCGGTGCTGCACAATCTCGATCGAGCCCCCCGCGAGGCGCCGGACGACATCCGTCGCGCACTGGTCGATCAGCTGACCCATCCAGTCCACTGGACCGGTACCATACGCAGCCTGGTCGACGATGGTGTCGCCCGCTTCCTGGAGTGCGGCCCGGGCCGGGTCCTCTGCGGCCTGGGCAAGCGCATCGACCGAGCGGCCGACTGGATCGCACTGGAGCAGGCCGGCGCATTGCACGACGCTGCGTCCGGTGCCTGAACGAACCGAGGATGGGAGTCCGAGATGAACGCTGACGACACGATCGCTTCGCTGCGACTCGACGGCCAGGTGGCCCTGGTGACCGGCGCCAGCCGGGGGATCGGGGCCGCGATCGCCGACCGGCTCCGGGCCCTTGGCGCAGACGTGTTCGGCACCGCAACGAGCGAACGCGGTGCGGAAGCCGTTTCGGAGCGGCTCGGCGACGGCCGGGGCCTGGTCCTCGATGTCCGCGACGAGGCCGCGGTGGTCGACCGGGTCAAGCAGGTCACGACGACGGCCTCGGCACCGACGGTACTGGTCAACAACGCCGCGGTCACACGGGACCAGCTGCTGATGCGGCTCAAGGACGAGGACTGGGCCGAAGTCATCGATACCAACCTGACCGGCACGATGCGGCTGGCGCGGGCCTGCCTGCGCGGCATGCTCAAGGCGCGCGGCGGCCGGATCATCGGCATTTCATCGGTGGTCGGCTACAGCGGCAACCCGGGTCAGGCGAACTACGCGGCGGCCAAGGCCGGACTCGCCGGCTTTTCGCGAGCCCTGGCCCAGGAAGTCGCCGCACGGGGAATTACCGTCAACGTGGTCGCCCCGGGCTTCATCGACACCGACATGACGAGAGCGCTGGACGACACGCAACGCGCGCGCCTGGCCGAGACGATTCCCCTGGGCCGGCTCGGGGAACCGGCCGATATCGCCGCGGCGGTCGGCTGGCTGGCGTCGCCGTCGGCCGGTTACGTCACGGGCCAGACCCTGCACGTCAACGGCGGCATGTTCATGACCTGATTTCTCAGGTAGCGTGCTCAAATTATTGATTTTGAATACTTAAAGAATCCGGTTTCGGGTTCGATTCATCGCCGGGAGTCCGGTAAACTGGAAGGGTCAGCCGTTGTTCCCTACAATGTGCGGCCTTCTTCAATCGATACGAGGAAATCACTGATGAGCAGCATTGAAGAACGAGTCAAGAAAATCGTCGTCGAGCAGCTGGGCGTGAAGGAAGAAGAAGTGACCCCGAGCGCGTCGTTCGTCGACGACCTGGGTGCCGACTCGCTCGACACGGTCGAACTGGTGATGGCGCTTGAAGAAGAGTTCGAGTGCGAGATCCCGGACGAGGAAGCGGAGAAGATCACCAGCGTTCAGCAGGCGATCGACTACGTCAAGTCGACGGTCGACAAGTAAGCCACGTCGATTCGACGAACGGGAGTCCGTAGGCATGCAAGGCAATCGCCGGGTGGTGGTAACGGGACTGGGCTGCGTCAGCCCGGTCGGTAACGACGTGTCCAGCGCCTGGGACAGCATCGTCAACGGGCGTAGCGGGATCGGTCCCCTGACCGAGATGGATCCGGAAAAGTTCGCGACCAAGATTGCCGGCGAGGTCCGCGATCTCGAACTCGACCGCTACCTGTCCCCGAAGGAAGCCCGCAAGACCGACACGTTCATCCATTACGGGATGGCGGCGGCCATCCAGGCCGTTGAGGACGCGGGCCTTCCCGAGACCCCCGAGGACCCGACCCGCTATGGCGTCGCCATCGGGTCGGGCATCGGCGGCATCAAGTCGATCGAAGACACCTACCAGACCTACATAGACTCTGGGCCGCGCCGGATCTCGCCGTTCTTCGTGCCGAGCTGCATCATCAACATGGTCGCCGGCCACCTGTCGATCCGCTACGGCTACCAGGGCCCGAACATCTCGATCGTCACGGCCTGCACCACGGCAACGCACAACATCGGCGACGCCGCGCGCATGATCGCCTACGGCGACGCCGACGTCATGGTCGCCGGCGGGGCGGAGTTCGGAACGGTCCCCACGGCCATGGGCGGATTCATCGCGGCCCGCGCGCTCTCGACCCGCAACGACGAGCCCGAAAAGGCCAGCCGACCCTGGGATCGCGACCGGGACGGCTTCGTCCTCGGCAACGGCGCCGGCATCCTGGTGCTCGAAGAGTACGAACACGCCAAGGCGCGGGGGGCGCGGATCTATGCCGAGCTCAAGGGCTACGGCATGTCCGGCGACGCCCACCACATCACGTCGCCGCCGGAAGGGGGCGACGGTGCGGCGCGCTGCATGAATGCGGCGATCCGGGACGCCGGGCTGAGTCCTGCCGACGTCGATTACGTCAATGCGCACGGAACATCGACCCCGCTGGGCGACAAGGCCGAGCTGCAGGCGGTTCGCCGGACCTTCGGCGATGACCTCGCCTCGGTCATGGTCAGTTCGACCAAGTCGATGACCGGCCACCTGCTCGGCGCCGCAGGCGGCGTCGAAGCCATCTTCTCGGTGCTGGCGCTGTATCACGGCGTGGTGCCACCGACGATCAACCTCGATTCCCCCGACGACGAGTTCGAGGGCGTCGATCTCGTGCCGCACACGGCCCGCGAAGCCGACCTGCGGGTCGCGATCTCCAATTCCTTCGGGTTCGGCGGCACCAACGGAACGGTGCTGTTCTCCCGGCTGGATTGATCCCGCACGGAGTGGCCGTCGACGCTCCGGTCGAAGCCCCGACCGCACCCCTGACCGGGCCGGCACGCGATCCGATCGCGGTGCACGGGGCCGACCCCGATTCGTGGCCGTTCCTTCTCCATACGGTCAGCGCAGGGGCTCGCAGCACCTGCACCCTCCTGCTGTTCGCCGACCGCGACTGCCCGCCGATCAGCGGGTTCGCGGACCGGCTGAACGACCTCGAGGACGCCTGGCGGGCCGAACGGCGCGCCCAGGACCCCGGCCAGCCCTTCAGCGGCGGCTGGTTCGTCTACCTGGGCTACGAAACCGCCGGCAGCATCGAGCCGAAGCTCCGGCTGCCGCGGCCGCAACCGGACCTGCCCGACGTCCACGCCCAGCGATGCCGCGGTGCGCTGGTCATCGATCACGTCGACGGCTCCGCCCGGTTGGTCGGAGAATCGCCCGAGGTCCTGGCCGCGATGCGCGAGTCCCTGGCCGCAACGGGAGCGGCCGACCCGGTGGCCCCGCCGCCTGCGCTCGCGATCGAGGCCGACGACGGGGCGAGCTTCGAGGACGGCGTTCGGCGCATCCGCGACTACATCCTCGCCGGCGACGTGTTCCAGGTGAACCTGTCGCGCGGCTGGCGCGCCCGTGCCGACGAACCGCTGGATCCGGTCGCCCTCTACCGCCGCCTCGCCGAGGCCAACCCCGCGCCGTTCGCCGGCCTGGCTCGACTGCCCGGCGGCTCGTTGCTGTCGTCGTCGCCGGAACGGCTGGTCTCCAGCCGGGGAGGCCGGGTCGATACGCGTCCGATCGCCGGGACCCGTCCGCGGGGCGCTTCGCCGGGTCGGGACCGTGAACTTTCCGACGAGTTGATCGCCCACCCGAAGGAGCGCGCCGAGCACGTGATGCTGATCGACCTCGAGCGCAACGACCTCGGCCGTGTCTGCGAAGCCGGGAGCGTCGAGGTCGACGAATTGATGGTGGTCGAGAGCTATGCGCACGTCCACCACATCGTCTCCAACGTGACCGGCCGGCTGCGTTCCGGTGCCGGTCCGGTCGATGTGATTCGCGCAGTGTTTCCCGGCGGAACGATCACGGGGTGCCCGAAGGTCCGCTGCATGGAGATCATCGCCGAGCTCGAGCGGGTGGGTCGGGGACCGTACACCGGATCGATGGGCTACCTCGGTCTCGACGGACGACTCGACCTGAACATCCTGATCCGGAG
Above is a genomic segment from Halomonas denitrificans containing:
- the plsX gene encoding phosphate acyltransferase PlsX; protein product: MNRTTGSPSEPGSIAVAVDAMGADFDPSLAVDASVLALESDPDLTVRVFGDPAALAESERDLPDALRPRLRVVSVTGFVDMDASPARALRRSRDSSMARALADVADGGSRAAVSAGNTGALMALSRTVLGTLPGIERPALMTAFPVAGGRAWVLDLGANIGVDAERLHEFAMLGSAAVEVLLGRPARVGLLNIGREPSKGPDVVREAARRLEQQAGLDFCGFVEGHDVFAGRADVVVCDGFAGNVLLKSAEGAIGMLLDALADDARRPLRGLGLRRSLATLAERFDPGRNNGASLLGINGIVVKSHAHADTAGLARAIELAALEARRDLVPALERHLWSDA
- a CDS encoding ketoacyl-ACP synthase III — encoded protein: MHARIIGTGHYLPEKVLTNAELEQRVETSDQWIRDRTGIRERRVAADGQTTGDLAEQAARRALDAAGVDPASIDLLILGTTTPDVVFPSTACMIQKRLGLGDCGAFDVNAACSGFIYALSIATQYIEAGTIKRALVIGAETLTRMLDWNDRATCVLFGDGAGAAVLEADESAGVLSTHIHANGDYSDLLKVDVGVSRGFTEEPRGGVKIHMKGNEVFKVAVNTLGRIVDETLAHNQLDKHDLDWLIPHQANLRIIKATARKLDMSMDQVIVTVDRHGNTSAASVPMALDEAVRSGRVKRGDLMLLEAFGGGFTWGAALIRY
- the fabD gene encoding ACP S-malonyltransferase, translated to MAKTAFLFPGQGSQSVGMLTGLDEFDNAIRATLDEAGEALGRDLAALVREGPEAELNRTEWTQPAMLAADIALWRIYRQLGGSIPHAMAGHSLGEYAALVAAGSIDFADAVRVVHRRGRLMQAAVGEGEGSMAAVLGLDDAVVERICSDVSTDDSVVVAANYNAPGQIVIAGHAAAVDRAVEACSAAGARRALRLPVSVPSHTPLMRTATEDLAAALAEIDVRAPTCPVLHNLDRAPREAPDDIRRALVDQLTHPVHWTGTIRSLVDDGVARFLECGPGRVLCGLGKRIDRAADWIALEQAGALHDAASGA
- the fabG gene encoding 3-oxoacyl-ACP reductase FabG; this encodes MRLDGQVALVTGASRGIGAAIADRLRALGADVFGTATSERGAEAVSERLGDGRGLVLDVRDEAAVVDRVKQVTTTASAPTVLVNNAAVTRDQLLMRLKDEDWAEVIDTNLTGTMRLARACLRGMLKARGGRIIGISSVVGYSGNPGQANYAAAKAGLAGFSRALAQEVAARGITVNVVAPGFIDTDMTRALDDTQRARLAETIPLGRLGEPADIAAAVGWLASPSAGYVTGQTLHVNGGMFMT
- the acpP gene encoding acyl carrier protein: MSSIEERVKKIVVEQLGVKEEEVTPSASFVDDLGADSLDTVELVMALEEEFECEIPDEEAEKITSVQQAIDYVKSTVDK
- the fabF gene encoding beta-ketoacyl-ACP synthase II translates to MQGNRRVVVTGLGCVSPVGNDVSSAWDSIVNGRSGIGPLTEMDPEKFATKIAGEVRDLELDRYLSPKEARKTDTFIHYGMAAAIQAVEDAGLPETPEDPTRYGVAIGSGIGGIKSIEDTYQTYIDSGPRRISPFFVPSCIINMVAGHLSIRYGYQGPNISIVTACTTATHNIGDAARMIAYGDADVMVAGGAEFGTVPTAMGGFIAARALSTRNDEPEKASRPWDRDRDGFVLGNGAGILVLEEYEHAKARGARIYAELKGYGMSGDAHHITSPPEGGDGAARCMNAAIRDAGLSPADVDYVNAHGTSTPLGDKAELQAVRRTFGDDLASVMVSSTKSMTGHLLGAAGGVEAIFSVLALYHGVVPPTINLDSPDDEFEGVDLVPHTAREADLRVAISNSFGFGGTNGTVLFSRLD
- a CDS encoding aminodeoxychorismate synthase component I, yielding MAVDAPVEAPTAPLTGPARDPIAVHGADPDSWPFLLHTVSAGARSTCTLLLFADRDCPPISGFADRLNDLEDAWRAERRAQDPGQPFSGGWFVYLGYETAGSIEPKLRLPRPQPDLPDVHAQRCRGALVIDHVDGSARLVGESPEVLAAMRESLAATGAADPVAPPPALAIEADDGASFEDGVRRIRDYILAGDVFQVNLSRGWRARADEPLDPVALYRRLAEANPAPFAGLARLPGGSLLSSSPERLVSSRGGRVDTRPIAGTRPRGASPGRDRELSDELIAHPKERAEHVMLIDLERNDLGRVCEAGSVEVDELMVVESYAHVHHIVSNVTGRLRSGAGPVDVIRAVFPGGTITGCPKVRCMEIIAELERVGRGPYTGSMGYLGLDGRLDLNILIRSMWVTGREVHFRTGAGIVADSQPAAELAETEAKARGLLRALKP